One genomic segment of Primulina tabacum isolate GXHZ01 chromosome 9, ASM2559414v2, whole genome shotgun sequence includes these proteins:
- the LOC142556341 gene encoding uncharacterized protein LOC142556341, whose amino-acid sequence MQHDEVIWQVIRHKHCSFMAKIETGIFCRNPYNVTGICNRSSCPLANSRYTTIRDHEGVFYLYMKTIERAHMPNKLWERVKLPRNYEMALETIDKHLMYWPKLLVHKTKQRLTKMTQMRIRMRKLTLKIREKIMTTPRKEKKREARREEKALKAAVLEKNIEKELLERLKKGVYGVIYNYPVDKYNEILDKEAVKDTVSDYEEEEEPMIEYVEGYEELEEEEDMEDFGAFLFENTDVTDEMDDDIEETLVVEHKKGRKDSAQKLDKEHGDKLKKKAKVLVEVEHEDTNERLRAVL is encoded by the exons ATGCAGCACGACGAGGTCATATGGCAAGTCATCAGGCACAAGCATTGCAGTTTCATGGCCAA AATCGAAACTGGGATATTCTGTCGAAATCCTTATAATGTGACGGGTATTTGCAATCGGAGCTCCTGTCCTCTCGCTAACAGTCGCTACACCACCATACGCGACCATGAGG GAGTTTTTTATTTGTATATGAAAACTATAGAAAGGGCGCATATGCCCAATAAATTGTGGGAAAGAGTTAAATTGCCGAGAAATTATGAGATGGCCCTTGAAACAATTGACAAGCACCTG ATGTACTGGCCGAAACTACTTGTACACAAAACAAAGCAAAGATTAACTAAGATGACACAAATGCGTATTCGCATGAGGAAACTTACCTTAAAAATAAG AGAGAAGATCATGACAACACCtaggaaagaaaagaaaagagaagCTCGAAGAGAGGAAAAGGCTCTGAAGGCAGCAGTATTAGAGAAA AATATAGAAAAGGAGTTACTTGAACGCCTGAAGAAAGGAGTTTATGGTGTCATCTATAATTATCCTGTAGACAAGTACAACGAAATCCTTGATAAAGAGGCTGTAAAAGATACTGTTAGTGACTATGAAGAAGAAGAG GAACCTATGATAGAATATGTTGAAGGATACGAGGAGCTTGAAGAGGAGGAGGACATGGAAGATTTTGGTGCAT TTCTTTTTGAAAATACAGATGTTACGGATGAAATGGACGATGATATCGAAGAGACCCTGGTTGTTGAACATAAGAAAGGAAGAAAGGATTCTGCACAAAAGCTGGATAAAGAACACGGAGACAAGTTGAAGAAGAAAGCAAAAGTACTTGTTGAG GTTGAGCACGAAGATACAAATGAAAGACTAAGAGCTGTACTGTGA